Proteins from a genomic interval of Sphingobacterium sp. SYP-B4668:
- the rsgA gene encoding ribosome small subunit-dependent GTPase A, whose amino-acid sequence MRGLVTKSTGSWYQVEGEDGTRYECRIKGKFRTHDIKTTNPVAVGDWVSFEVEPGQESAVITHLEPRRNYIIRRSINLSKQTQIIGANLDQAVLVVTLASPPTSLGFIDRFLITAEAYGIPAVLVFNKLDLFSDEGLDILKEYEHIYESIGYPCYEVSALENINVDQLKELLKDKVTLVSGHSGVGKSTLINALIPDAYLKTGSISDWSDKGKHTTTFAEMLDLPFGGKLIDTPGIRELGIVDIQANELSHFFPEMRALLNQCRFNNCRHINEPGCAVMEAVELGQIESSRYDSYLSVYRNENSRN is encoded by the coding sequence ATGAGAGGATTGGTAACTAAATCGACCGGTAGTTGGTACCAAGTTGAGGGAGAAGATGGCACTCGCTATGAATGTCGGATAAAAGGAAAATTTAGGACCCATGATATTAAGACCACCAATCCAGTAGCAGTAGGCGATTGGGTCTCTTTTGAAGTCGAGCCCGGACAGGAAAGCGCCGTAATTACCCATTTGGAACCTCGTCGCAACTATATTATTCGACGCTCTATCAATTTATCCAAGCAGACCCAGATTATTGGAGCAAACTTGGATCAAGCAGTCTTAGTAGTCACCCTCGCATCACCACCGACATCCTTAGGTTTTATCGATCGTTTTCTGATTACGGCAGAGGCCTACGGTATTCCTGCAGTTTTGGTTTTTAATAAACTGGATTTATTCAGTGACGAAGGACTCGATATACTTAAAGAATACGAACATATATACGAGTCCATTGGTTACCCGTGTTATGAAGTTTCTGCTTTGGAAAATATCAATGTTGACCAACTAAAGGAACTCTTAAAAGATAAAGTAACGCTTGTCTCAGGTCATTCAGGTGTCGGCAAGTCCACACTGATCAATGCGCTGATTCCCGATGCCTATCTCAAGACGGGAAGTATTTCCGACTGGTCCGATAAAGGAAAGCACACGACTACTTTTGCAGAAATGCTAGATTTACCCTTTGGGGGCAAGCTGATTGACACCCCTGGTATTCGAGAGCTCGGGATCGTCGATATACAAGCAAATGAACTTTCTCATTTCTTCCCAGAGATGCGAGCATTATTGAATCAATGTAGGTTCAATAACTGTAGGCATATCAATGAACCGGGCTGTGCAGTCATGGAGGCCGTTGAATTGGGGCAGATTGAATCATCCCGTTACGACAGCTACCTCAGCGTCTACCGTAACGAGAATAGTCGAAATTAA